The sequence below is a genomic window from Acidobacteriota bacterium.
ATGAACTTGGCCCCGTTGTGCACGGCGATGGTGTGACCCACCATGTCCGGAATGATCGTCGAACGCCGGGACCAGGTCTTGATCACCCGCTTCTGTCCCGACTCGTTCATGCGATCGACCTTCGCGATGAGATGGTCGTCGATGAAGAATCCCTTTTTGAGCGAACGCGCCATGGTATCTCTCCCGCTACTTCTTGTTGCGGCGCCGCACGATCATGCCGTCGGTGCGCTTGTTGTTTCGCGTCTTGTAACCCTTGGTCGGGACACCCCACGGAGTGCAGGGGTGCCGACCACCGGAGGAGCGGCCCTCACCACCACCCATCGGGTGATCGACCGGATTCATCACGACGCCACGGTTGTGCGGCCGACGGCCACGCCAGCGATTTCGACCGGCCTTGCCCAACGAGACGTTCTCGTGGTCGAGGTTACCCACCTGGCCAATGGTGGCGTAGCAGGTCATCAGCACCTTGCGCACCTCGCCGGAGGGCAGCTTGACCTGGGCGTAACGACCCTCCTTCGCCATTAGCTGGGCGCCGGCGCCGGCGCTGCGCACCAGCTGGCCGCCCTTGCCCGGACGAAGCTCCACGTTGTGGATGATCGTACCGAGGGGGATCTTCGCCAGCGGCAAACAGTTGCCCGGGTTGACCTCGGCGGTCTCGCCGCTCATCACCGTATCGCCGACCTCCAGGCCGTGGACGTACAGCATGTAGCGCTTGTCGCCGTCGGCGTAGTGCAGCAGGACGATGCGCGCCGAGCGATTGGGGTCGTACTCGATGGTCGCCACCTTCGCCGGCACGCCGTGCTTCTGGCGCTTGAAGTCGATGGTGCGATGACGGCGCTTGTGAGCTCCGCCCCGGAACCAGATCGTCTGGCGGCCCGAGTTGTTGCGACCTCCGGTGCGCTTCTTGCCGCGGGTCAGCGGCTTGTAGGGCCGCGTCTCCGTGATCTCCTCGAAGGTCGGATAGGTCTGAAACCGGCTCGCCGGGTTGGTCGGCTTTCTCTCTTTGATCGCCATGGTCTAGACCCCCTCGAAGAACTCGATCGACTTCTCGCCCGGCGCCAGCCGGACGTAAGCCTTCTTCCAATCGGGACGGCGGCCGAAGGACCTGCCCTGACGCCGCATCTTGCCGTGCATGTTGGCCATCCGCACTTCGGCGACACGCACCTTGAACTGCGCCTCGACGGCCTTCTTGACCTCGATCTTGTTGGCCCGGCGATCGACCTCGAAGGCCACGATGTTGCGCTCGTCGCGCAGCTCCGTCGACTTCTCGGTGATCAGCGGGCGCCGGATGACGTCTTGAACCCTCATTTCGAAAGCACCTCCAAAAGGCGGTTCAGCGCCCCTTCGCTGAGCAGCAAATGGGGGCGACCGACGACGTCGTAAACGTTCAC
It includes:
- the rpsS gene encoding 30S ribosomal protein S19; translated protein: MARSLKKGFFIDDHLIAKVDRMNESGQKRVIKTWSRRSTIIPDMVGHTIAVHNGAKFIPVYVSENMVGHKLGEFAMTRTFRSHAGGKKNERGARAR
- the rplB gene encoding 50S ribosomal protein L2, whose amino-acid sequence is MAIKERKPTNPASRFQTYPTFEEITETRPYKPLTRGKKRTGGRNNSGRQTIWFRGGAHKRRHRTIDFKRQKHGVPAKVATIEYDPNRSARIVLLHYADGDKRYMLYVHGLEVGDTVMSGETAEVNPGNCLPLAKIPLGTIIHNVELRPGKGGQLVRSAGAGAQLMAKEGRYAQVKLPSGEVRKVLMTCYATIGQVGNLDHENVSLGKAGRNRWRGRRPHNRGVVMNPVDHPMGGGEGRSSGGRHPCTPWGVPTKGYKTRNNKRTDGMIVRRRNKK
- a CDS encoding 50S ribosomal protein L23, with amino-acid sequence MRVQDVIRRPLITEKSTELRDERNIVAFEVDRRANKIEVKKAVEAQFKVRVAEVRMANMHGKMRRQGRSFGRRPDWKKAYVRLAPGEKSIEFFEGV